The sequence GCAGAGAGTTGAGCAGAAAAATTGCTTGGTCTTCCTCATCAATATTCACTTCCATGTTCTCAAGATCCGATAACAGCTTGGTGAATTCATCAATGTTCTCATCAATGGACTTGTTTTCATCCATTTTGTAGCTATAGAATTtctgttttatatatattcgaTTGGGTAGTGCTTTTGTCATATACAACTGTTCCAGCTTTAGCCACATATCAGCAGCTGTCTTTTCCTTTACAACCTTCCTTAGAATTTGGTCACTTAAGCTAAGAACAATAGTGTTTCTTGCCTTCTTTAGAAGATCTGCCTTGTTCTCCACAGTGCTTGGAATCTTGGATTCTCCTTGCAAAGCATCGTCCAGACCAAGATTACCAAGATGAGCAATCATCTTTTCACGCCACAGATTAAAATCGTTCTTCCCATCAAATTTCTCCACCtcaaatctagaagtaaacatTGCTAAAGAATGCCCCTGGCCAGTAGACATCCTTCTCAAGAAATCTTTAAATAGAGACGAGATAGAGACTTATAACAGAAAGTTCTAATATAACAAGATCGCAGCCTTGAGCCCAAGATTTAAAATctcaggctctgataccaattgttgAAACTACTCGTTTCCAGAAAACAAGATATTTCACAATCCAAAAGTTCAGCAAAACACTTACGAATAGCAAACCAAAGGAAATAATCAGAAAAACAataaaactcaagaacacagggaattacttggttcggattatacaaatcctacatccaaggttcTGGGATCAATCCCATAAGAATCCACTAATCAACAAACCAGATATAGTTCAATACAACCCTCGACAATATGAATCTCCAGCTATAAACCAGCTTAGAACAGAATCAAAACAAGAACAGAAGCATACTCCTTATTCAAGATTCCAGCAGCCAACAAAGAGCCTCTTCGATTGAATCTGTAACCCAGAAGTAAGCATACACGTTCTTAGAGGATTTTGAACGAAACAAGATGTGAATCAGAAGCTCTCGATCTCTCGTAGAGAAAGAATGAAAAACTCTCTTGCTCTTCAGATCTGAAACTTCAAGATGAATGACTCAAACCGAGAAAACTCCTTTTTAACTGATCTTAGCTCACTTAACTGCCTAACTACCAAGGCTTTTAAATCTCAGCCTTTAGATCAACTAATTAATCAATAAGGAAGATCTTGACCGTTAAATGAAACTAATGCTAAGTCAACACTAAGTCTTCACATTAGTCTATATATAGGTCATTTGTTTTATATATCAATCTGTGTGaagaattcattttttttttgttttatcagTTTCATAGTTCATCTTCTCTCTTTCTTCAATGATTCTCAACTTCCTAATTAATATCAGTGCATAAAATTTCTATCATATTTCATTATTTTGAGTTATCAGTGGCACCCGAGCCAAGTAAAGATTGATGGCTTCCGACAATTTTGTGCACCCAACCATTCGGACAATCAGCATAATCAacttttataatttaattaatttaagtgGAAACTAACATTTAATTTCAGTTTATGAACACTCAAAAAATTGATCTTTTATATACTTAAAACCAACAACCATTTATTTATAACAATcgcaaaaactttttttttttttaacatagcATTTATGAACAAAGAGTTGAAGACTAAGTGACTAACCTCGCGATTGTTTGTGGATCAATCAATGTATACAGTttgtttctttttaaaaaagggGATTATATCTGTACTACATTTCCCAACGAATGAAATATTCCAACAGCACATATGAtaataattaatcaaataattgtGATCCACTCCATCGAAATATTATCGCAAAATTGACTCTACCTAAATCaaggataaaaaaataaaataataataataattcttcAACGCGTGGGGTCCAAAGTCCAAACACATCCCACCGTAAAACGGGAACCTTTTGTCTCACAATTTATGACCTAACAATCAACTAATTCATaataaaatcataacttaattaattattaattttaatgtgtttttAGTCTTGGAACAGTGCAGATAAGAACACCGTTGGTTTTCATCTTCCCCGAAACAAAAAAATATGGCAAGAGAAAAGAGAATACAGGAATTGCATATCGCAGTGCCTAGTTTGTTCCGTTGCCCAATCTCGATGGACGTGATGAAGTCTCCGGTGAGCCTCTGCACCGGCGTCACATACGATCGCAGCTCCATCGAGACGTGGCTGGCTCTCGGCCACAACACGTGTCCAGCCACCATGCAAACCCTCCCCTCCACCCACACCACGCCCAATCTCACGCTCCGCCGCCTCATAAATCACTGGCTCTCCCAGCCTGATGAGGTTCTTCAGCCGTCGCCGGTAATCTCGAAACAGCAGGTGGCGGAAGTCATCGAAGCCGGTGAATTCATCGATCCTGTTTCCCTGGAGAAGATCATCGGTTTCATGAAAGCCTCGGAGGAGAATCTCAAGTTCGTCGCCCAGTCTTGTGATGCAATTTCGAGGCTTTTCGAGGTTTTCGGGAAGGCCGATGATGAAATTCGAGTCTCTGAACTGAAAGTCGAAATCTTTTACTTGATCGCGCAGGAAAACGTGGTCGGAGAgagattgatatatatattcaagAGTGATATTGAAAAAGATTGGTTTTCATCATCATTCGCTTTCGTTTTACAAAAATGCAGCTCGGAATCAAAGCTTAAATGTGCGAAAATTTTGGAGCTAATGGCACAAAATCCAGAATCTCATTTCACAATCGCCGGAAAGCCAGAGCTACTGCGCCAACTTTGCAACATGCTCACCGTGGATCAGACCGATACATCCGCCGCCGAAGCCAGTTTCTCAGCTCTATCAGCGATGTCGAAGTACTCCAGGCAGGCGAAAAAGGAGCTGATCCGGTTCGGTTTAGTGGCAAGAGTCGGGGAAATACTCTGttcaagttcgagttcgagttcgactCGTGCGATCAACGAGAAGGCTCTGGGGATGCTGGCGATGATTGCCACGTGCACGGAGGGGAGGGCGGTGATCGGCGCAGACGAGGAATGTGTGGTGGGGGTGGTGAAGAAATTGATGAAGTGCTCCGGCGAGGCGACGGAGGACGGTGTCCGGGTGCTGTGGAGCGTGTGTTGGTTGGGGCGGGACACAGTGGCGCAAGGGAGGGTGGTGAGAGTCAACGGGTTGACCAAGGTACTACTTGTGATGCAGAGTGATTGTTCGGAGAGTACAAGGCGGATGTGCGGGGAATTGGTCAAAGTGCTGAGAGCGAAGAATGTGAAGTCCAATTTGGGTCCATACCAGACTAGGACCACTCACATCACGCCTTATTGAATTTGactataattaatttatttgtcaCAAAGTGTTAGGTGTCACcgctaaatttataattatcaCCCCCACCGCGCGTAATTGCATGTAATCGGTGGAAACTTGGCATGGgatatcatattttaaattagtcTCGGCTGGCGTACGTTGTTGACTTGTTTCATAAATGGGACGGTATAGTATATACATTTTTATGCCAATGCATTCAAAACAGTTTTTAATGCGACGACCATTATTTGATCCGAGAAATGAGACGATGAGCTTATGTAATTATACGGTTTTACATGTTGATTTTGTGATATGAATAATTTATTTGggtatgttaaaaatattattttttattataaatatacgTTGTATTGACTCGTCTTCTGTGAGAGATCGTCTCACAAAAGATATAttcttaataataatatatgtttttttttccaaaagttACATAGGCATTCTCCTTTCTccgagttttttttattaaataataagaaatttaactacatttattttcttaataattaaaatataatttttttacaatttttaaaaatatataatccaggaaattttttttgaacaaaaatAACAGTTTAGGAGCCGGGGGTTTGCGATATCGGCCCTAGCTTAAATTTTCGAGGCATCACTGACCCCCGCTTTAGTATCAACTAGAAAAAAACATGTACGCACGTGTTATCAATTTATTTTTAGTCAATAATAatcatattaataataaaatatttgtatttcataattaatattcaattaaatttatttgatcaaATATGAATAAAAAGTTATATTGATTAGTGTTGGGTTCTCTGCAATATAATACAATAAaaagatattttattataaagaaAAATTATGCAATTACACATACTTTATAATTAACTCATTTTTAATCAAACTTTATTAAATTATTGCAGTATTTGTAAACAAATGaattctaaaaaataaataataaattaaatcaagGGAAATATTTAGAAGTAGTATGTTTTATATATTTAACTTTATTAACttttcaataatattttaatcTACGTCAAtgcttttattatatataatacaacgtatgagtgaataaataataaaaccaaatgacGAATGTTCTCTAAAAATCCATTTATATGTAATATAGTGAGCAGATATGGAAAATCATTTatacatttaaattatttttttccaacGTAAATCCTAATAACAATTTCAATTAATTGACTCAGTAATTATATACAGAGATatgtgaaaattatttttacactAACTTTTTCAATACAAACTAAATACTAATGATAATTTCAAGTTATGGACTTATAACAATACAGAGACATGAATAATAATGAATCTATATAAATTTAAAGTGATTCTTAGTTATCAGTATTGCattttacataaaatttttaattggtaaaaaaatcaaacaaaactcttttttaaaatgataaaatttagaATGAATACGTAGTGACCCGcatcgtgatcacctactaattagaagcttaagcatgcatttaaattaattaaaaaaatgatcagaaataacagcaaaaaatcataaataaatcctcaaataatgatacaaccaaatcgaataaataccagttaaaatcttaatctaaaaCTCTTCTGAAGACTCCTGCTACCAAGACCTGGTCACCGACCAACTACAACTCTCGCTCCTGATCCACctgcaaacctgccccgtcgaatgaggtgttcgagataaaagcagggacgtgagcgctaacgcccagtacgtaaagtattgaatatacaggtctatatgatgcatgcaacatgaactatgaatgctctgggtaactgggatcatatctggaaaatcatgctcagtacacagGCGCCTCCAATATGTGCATGCTGCTCCGAAGatccagtgggtgccacacatactgaacccgatcttggactatcaccgtcctgGGTAAAACCGCACACGCTGCCCTGTCGGTCCAGTGGGTGCcacacggtacccgatcgtataataacaataaccctagggctgagcgaccctagaacaactgattatctcaaaaggataacagactcaacatggtatgcaaatgccgcatataaatcatgaacattaaatcatgcatatcatgacagataataatgcaacacataattatgcaacacataaacatgtatattcagctggctatctcagtctgtacttacgtaccttagttctactaggcaagctataccAGCTCTAAAGCCCAAGCCTATAcaccgcactacaatgcaaaatactcatgcattataaacttattctaaaagtcttaaataatctatagcatactccctatttactataaggaactagagctatacctgcgttcgtcgtcagcccgctgatgacgactgccccagaacttgggcaccgctccgccgcAATCCTGGAGCACCTGGctaacctccggaccaagcctaggaaggctgaaaATACCCCTAAACCCCTAAAACCAAGCTAGAACCGAGAGAGAATGTGTGAAATTGTGTTAGAAATGAGGccctcggatggcctatttTAGGCAAAGTTCaaacggtccgaactgggttcggacggtccgaactgctaCTTGTCCGAGCCTTTTAGACACCTGGACCctgcggagttcggacggtccgaactcgggttcggagggcccgaagtggTTCGGAAGGCCCGAACTTGTCCGTATgatccgaactgttttggtccttccgaagtcatttttggacccccaggacctaccctaccattttcggacgttctggatctgatttttcacttatttttaccaaataaggactccttaaacatgttttgacgcTTTTAAATTTATATGTTACTTTCTAAAATGTTTAAAATcgcttaatcttgtaaaatgaaaccggactactacattctcccccacttaagataatttcgtcctcgaaatacaTCTTAAGTACCGACATGGACTTGAATAAGAACAACAAGTTCTTTATTCTCTCATATCATTTTACAAGACCTCACTGGATCCAAATAATTACTAGTAACATCATGGTCTCTAGACTGGGGTAACTTTCCAATAACCTATCTGAAGTACAAAAAACTTCCAGAGCAATAATGGAAACCACCCAAATAATTCTTACAATCGCTTAATAAGAAACCCAAATCATCATGCTGATCATGTCCCTGATCTCTATATGCAACTCTGATAAGGCCAGACAATACTGATCAAATTTCCTGGTCTCCCCCAATACCACCAGTGAAAACTATCCATCCAGAATGTACACTTGTCAAAGAATCCTTTTCAAGACTATTCTGTTAACGAAAACAAAAATATGTATCTCTGATAAAGTCAGACGATAGCGTTCAAATCTCTTggcactaatccagtaccaataACAAATTCATAAAAACATTCCTTTTGATAATTATACCCCTTGCTATAACTGTGCAAAATATCAATACTCAGGTAGCCTCCCCCAATAGCCTATCTGGAATAAACTTCCCAGAAAATACCGGCGTAGGTCGCGCTTCCTATCCCGTCTTGAACAATCCTGCATAGTCCTCAGCACCTGGTATATTCTATCACTGAATctatgatgaaaatccatcatcaaaaACCAATGACACTAACACTGAGTCATCTCAGACACTATGTCAAACCACTGACTTTCTGAATCGTTTCAGGAGAAAGCCCAGAACTGATCACCAGCACAACTCTAACCCGTTGTTATGCAAATATCTATTAATTCATCATCGCTGAAAattaatcataaaatacttGGAATTAACTACAGAAAATCCCAAATCATAATTCcacataattttcaaattacaACTTATTACCATTATGTTATCACAAAACAGAACTATCAAACCAACTAAAATACATCATCCGTAAAAATCATTATGAGCGTCATCATTATTTTTTGACTGTGTCTGAGCTCCCTGTAAAGCATATATCTGACCCTGCATCCGAGACTGCTGACCATCTCCATGATGCCTACCCTGGGTCCTCTGTTGTACTGATGCCTCAGACTGTCTACTAACCTGAGATCCCATCCTAGATGCTTGTCCACTCTGTCCACTACGCTTGAGACAATCTTTCTTGAAATGATCAACACTTCCACAGATGAAACAAGCTCCAGCAGCTGCTCTACAATTCTCAGTAGAATGATTtctcccacaatgatcacactgtAACTTATTCTTGCCCAACTGACAAGTCTCACCAGATCCTGTAGATGAAGAAGATCCAGATTTCTTAAATGACTGAGTGcgtggacccaaagaactcatGGGTCTTGATGAGTAGAAGGATCTGTTACAGCGGATGCTGTCCTCTACCTGGTAACATCGACTCACTAATTCCTCGTAATTCATCTCATCTCCCACAGCAACTCGGTCATGAATCTACGGATTAAGGCCccgaagaaacagattatacttcgcctCTGTGCTATCCGAAATCTGGGGGCAATAGGGTagtaactcaaagaacttcaactgGTATTCCTCGATCGACATCGATCCCTGCCGCAAACCCAGCAACTTACTAGTCTTCGTCTgtcggagagcaggaggaaaacaCAGCTTATGAAAAGCCGTGCGGAACTCATCCCAGGTAGAAATTCCTCGGGCTGCAATAAATGGCGCAGAAGTAGAATCCCACCACTTTCGAGCTCGTCCTTCTACCAGGAAATCAAGAGTATCCATccgctgctcctcagtgcatcgaAACTCTCGGAAACAAACTTCCATACGTCGTAGCCAGTTCCCCGAATCCTCCGGTGACTCTCCTCCGACTAAAGGTTTTGGGCCCATTTGcataaatctatgcatgctgaaacgcctgcgatcatcatggcgatggtgatgacagcctcgacgatgctctcgatcgtcctgatcaccccagcgtccacctatgCTACCGTGACTACTCTCGCCACCATGTCACGCCATCTATACGATGATCAAAGTATTAAACCCAATTTcaacaatctagatcccaagattactatgcatgctttgataccataaatgtagtgacccgcatcgtgatcacctactaatcagaagcttaagcatgcatttaacttaatttaaaaaattatcaaaaataacagcggaaaatcataaataaattctcaaataatgatacaaccaaatcgaataaataccaGTTAAAATATTAATCTAAAACTCTTCTGAAGACTCCTGCTACCAAGACCTGGTCACCGACCAACTACAACTCTCGCTCCTGATCCACCTGCAAACCTGTCCCGTCGAATGAagtgtccgagataaaagcagggacgtgagcgctaacgcccagtacgtaaagtattgaatatacaggtttatatgatgcatgcaacatgaactatgaatgctctgggtaactgggatcatatctaaaaaatcatgctcagtacacagGCGCCTCCAATATGTGCACGCTGCTCCGAAGATCtagtgggtgccacacatactgaacctGATCTTGGACTATTACCATCCTGGGTAAAACCGCACACGCTGCCCCGTCGGTCCAGTGGGTGCCACATGATACCCGATCGTATAAGAACAATaaccctagggctgagcgaccccaaAACaactggttatctcaaaaggataacagACTCAACATGATATGCAAATaccgcatacaaatcatgaacagtaaatcatgcatattgatgagtgcattttgtatgcattagtttgtgatatttttatatcaattttgtgtgcattcaattatttttatgtgttttagtgcatgtgtgtgtatttcactctctgggttaattttgtaggaaaatggatttttgaaaaatgaattacggatcagccttggtcaaaaattactttttacttttagagagctccaaatcgaatctccaccgttcaacaTGAAGTTCCATATGTTTTGAAGGTGCTGtacaaatttcagcttgatccgacgacTATAACTgaagatataaatttttcaagaaaattgcgCGCAGGCAGGGATGTAAGCATGGACCCTGTGCATGGgtccggataagggtccgtgcaGCTTCGTAAAAAAATCGTTGTTTCcagtttaatgcacggacctaaatacggacccttatccagggtccgtgcatgtcgcagaaccagaaaaaatagaatttttgggtattaaaattttcaactttccgggctttatttcttgggctttcaaagacTTATAAATAAGAGAGTTCAGAACGTGATTAGGGGTTCGAATTGCATCAGATAGACGGCGGctaggaggcttggagattgaagaacgcttcattcgagtttttcttcccttgttctttttattattaaacttttgtttgaactatattttcgtttattgattagtttttcttcaaccaaaacAGCGAGATTGAGCCgaacaattttatgttgaatatgtggattttgatttgagatttttagatctttctttaatttattgattattggatttaaattttgtcttgtgaataacctgatcaattatttacttgcttgttaattaaTTTCGAGTCAAAaggttaggaattgattttgatcactccaataattgatatatggttaaaccgactaaaaatagtattcggttttagtatgcggttttaggtgaaaactgaattatcacaaatattgaatgcattcatgtttgattagaattatgaaaattaatccgtcataacttgaataggtttaacatgttctagaaatagactgttaaacaagataggataattcgtcgtgatttaagattaaatctggatcttAGATTCGTCACTTGTTTGCATAAATTGTTCGGTAccttcgtgtgtcttggttatctctatttaatttaatttattcttcttctattttaattcttattatttttagtaatcaaatttttatttaattcgttGCAtccttctttattatttttgtctagattaagtaaaataattagatcttcagaattgacaacagtccctgtgagatcgatacttggactctttgcCCACTTTACTATTGCTTGAcatagtgcacttgctagttgataccgaattaagcggtcaagtatttggcgccgttgccggggactgtttagttaatattaggatagattatttgcttgagactagacttattattattattattaatttccttttgtttatttaattatttattttaccttgtgaggtacttggagatggttAATCGACGGATTTTCACAAGGTTTACCCAACAGTTCGCATGCGATGATGAGCCAAAAGTGAATTTTGATTATGAAGATGAATATCAGTTCATGTCGAGTGTTGTTGGAGTGACGAactttcaatttcaatatcatgccaagcttgagggcgtagaAAATCAAGATCCATACGTAGAgccgtatgattcttactatgggcggcagccgctctttgatgactgcttctgcatagtcgggctatagactataattttagcGTTGACTGGGAGGCACTTACTAGTAAATACCGAATTAAACTGTCACATAtcatgacagataataatgcaacacataattatgtaacacataaacatgtatattcagctggctatctcagtctgtacttacgtaccttagttctactaggcaagctataccagctctaaagtccaagcctataatccgcactacaatgcaaaatactcatgcattataaccttattctaaaagccttaactaatctataatatactctctatttactataaggagtcggagctatacctgcgtccgtcgtcagcccgctgatgacgactgccccagaacttgggcaccgctccgccgcaaccccggagcacctggccaacctccggaccaagcctaggaaggctggaaacacccctAAACCCCTAAAACCAAGCtagaacagagagagagagagagagagagagagagagagagagagagagagagagagagagagagagagagagagagagagagagagagagagagagagagagagagaaattgTGTGAGAAATGAGGccctcggatggcctatttataggcgaagttcggacggtccgaactgggttcggacgatccaaactgccacttgtccaAGCCTTTTAGAAACCTGGACCCtacggagttcggacggtccgaactcgggttcggacggtccgaactcgggttcggacggcccgaacttgtcCGTATACTTCGAATGTTTTGGTCCTTTcgaagtcatttttggaccccggGACCTATCCTACCATTTTCGaacgtttcggatctgattttccacttattttcaccaaataaggactctttaaacatgttttgacacttttaaaattatatgtcactttctaacatgtttaaaatcacttagtaaaatggaaccgggctacttcagaatatataataaaatttaatatgataattaacataattaaatttaacatcTTAATTAACAGTtactaataatttataattaaatcattattttttaacaaatttcATTAAACTAATGTAGTATATTTGTAAACAAACTaacactaaaaaaataaataataaattaaaccaaGTGAAATATTTATAAGTAGAATAATCTATACAATATTATAAAGGGTGTGCATTACATAGAAACTGGTTTGGTTGGTTATTGAcacatcaaatttttttttaccaccTTTGCCCCTTGTAATGTATtcttatttgagaattaaaatttaaaattaggcTATAAAAAAGAACGGTTTTTAAAATTCCAATTGTAAAAGAATTACATTTAATTTCTTCTTGAAATAAAGACGTcttacacacgcaacgcgtgtgcaaCAAACGACtagttatatattatatatttaaccaTATTAACTTTTCAATACCATTTTAATTTACATCATTGGCTTTATTATGTCTAtaatatactatattataatagatGTGGGTCTTATACTAACCGTTTTTGtatatcaaatcatatcaaattttttctcattttattttattttatttatatttgaacTTAACTCTTTAAAGtaaattatagtaaaaaaaaaaaaagagcaagATTTGTATCCActtaaattaatatgtcatttGGTGTGAAAAAATATTGAGAAAAATGTTATAATTAGAAGTATTAATATAAATAAGACAATGATAATTATTGATCGGAGAGACCATCATTTTTAGTTAT comes from Henckelia pumila isolate YLH828 chromosome 4, ASM3356847v2, whole genome shotgun sequence and encodes:
- the LOC140866328 gene encoding U-box domain-containing protein 28-like; translation: MAREKRIQELHIAVPSLFRCPISMDVMKSPVSLCTGVTYDRSSIETWLALGHNTCPATMQTLPSTHTTPNLTLRRLINHWLSQPDEVLQPSPVISKQQVAEVIEAGEFIDPVSLEKIIGFMKASEENLKFVAQSCDAISRLFEVFGKADDEIRVSELKVEIFYLIAQENVVGERLIYIFKSDIEKDWFSSSFAFVLQKCSSESKLKCAKILELMAQNPESHFTIAGKPELLRQLCNMLTVDQTDTSAAEASFSALSAMSKYSRQAKKELIRFGLVARVGEILCSSSSSSSTRAINEKALGMLAMIATCTEGRAVIGADEECVVGVVKKLMKCSGEATEDGVRVLWSVCWLGRDTVAQGRVVRVNGLTKVLLVMQSDCSESTRRMCGELVKVLRAKNVKSNLGPYQTRTTHITPY